From one candidate division KSB1 bacterium genomic stretch:
- a CDS encoding SDR family oxidoreductase, translated as MPTRPHPGVAIVTGGGRGIGRAIALAFAAQGLDVAVISRSQDQIDRVKAEIETRGRRAAAIACDVSNKAAVNATVARVREKLGPVTVLVNNAGMHLAKRFSTITDDEWQRIVAVNLTSLFYFTQAVLPDMEAANWGRIINMSSAAGRMGVPYAVPYNATKHGVIGFTRGLALDLARTGITVNAICPGWVLTEMVRANAEGLAAKRGMTIEQALESLISTSPQKRFVEPEEVAHVAVMLLSDAARSITGQEIGVDGGIVVA; from the coding sequence TTGCCCACTCGCCCCCATCCCGGCGTGGCGATTGTCACCGGCGGCGGCCGCGGCATTGGGCGCGCCATCGCCCTGGCCTTTGCGGCCCAAGGCCTCGATGTCGCCGTGATCAGCCGCAGCCAGGATCAAATCGACCGCGTCAAAGCGGAGATCGAAACGCGGGGTCGGCGCGCCGCTGCCATCGCCTGTGACGTAAGCAATAAAGCCGCAGTCAACGCCACCGTCGCTCGTGTGCGCGAGAAACTTGGCCCTGTCACTGTTCTCGTCAACAACGCCGGCATGCATCTCGCCAAACGTTTTTCCACCATCACCGACGACGAATGGCAGCGCATCGTCGCGGTTAATCTCACCAGCCTGTTTTATTTTACCCAGGCCGTGCTGCCAGATATGGAAGCCGCCAATTGGGGACGCATCATCAACATGTCTTCCGCCGCCGGCCGCATGGGCGTGCCGTATGCCGTGCCTTACAACGCCACGAAACACGGGGTGATCGGTTTCACGCGCGGCCTGGCGCTCGATCTGGCGCGCACCGGCATCACCGTCAATGCCATTTGCCCGGGCTGGGTGCTCACCGAGATGGTTCGTGCCAACGCCGAAGGCTTGGCGGCGAAAAGGGGCATGACGATCGAGCAAGCCCTCGAAAGTTTGATTTCAACCTCCCCGCAAAAACGTTTTGTCGAACCCGAAGAAGTCGCCCACGTCGCCGTGATGCTGCTTTCCGATGCCGCGCGCAGTATCACCGGACAGGAGATCGGCGTTGACGGCGGAATTGTGGTGGCGTGA